From a region of the Vanessa atalanta chromosome 13, ilVanAtal1.2, whole genome shotgun sequence genome:
- the LOC125068544 gene encoding active breakpoint cluster region-related protein isoform X3, with protein MSVFGDFQRVWVQRFPESTLPAAWEDDVRANLAKHKQKVAILREELEKEEFYVEYLETLLSDVEKHKASQGSRTAPPSGIDTNDDKTSDSKQDSNTDSLSKKSETSLKSDDSAEAPDCEEVHLRNKPVNFAERSSVNQCINELSSNLAAEARKRCNSEIVKRTDNDISVIEVNGLKAVENAAKKLDESPPSSESSSTDPASATKKKVPPKPPPKVFNKRGASLPESGLAEDSPPSSLGRRLRNAESRESIASRASTPSISERVKSYESINSLSSERKRSGGAATPLSIDEEATSCTPDPPDASDDKSAPISLESIPAVVRSAEDEPYYDQVPVDINDGEYVYIQAEGRDRFRALSDWGVVPAGAGSEDSSSAGTLPPAASAPPAPDSPLCATAPNYVNIHYFIQQAGEGTEPSETSSELADSSDTPLLLRTISSDTEASATPPVLRKLQHQESNISSNAEAERLTMHRCIVTSIIESETVYVECLYVMEKYMNAIKATLSTSQPVITEEKFGTIFYKISELHDLHKSFLEGLKNAVASWEEPLSVGIHFKKMAENINVYGAFLHNYGRATDAVRRRCATSQRFADLTRQITCRGQPMSLDDLLHKPVARVQKNALVLHDLIKYTPASHPDHAMLTEALNMTQHFLDEFNIIQTKSMFPNADRAQRRLVKNSFIVELSDGHRKLRHLFLFNDVIACAKYKASGRDKFTFELKWFIPLPDIVVVEDEGAGGAAEREASPANIVALKSQACTVRDIILAEERATQDDKKIRLGGRGAAEKQRKKLSELEGQLVLASPNLVFRVGARAPGSTTLQRQHIFFLSSEYERTQWIDSIHALQASSAPPAGTSTVSMLELQGWVTACRSYLQTDMGSYLLRSGRDDSLLLGDLQLHIGGMTAPLDTSADYYIVVEVDSYGHYFRKAKSKLVCRSAQPRWNESFTLDLEGSQNLRLLLYEDAARPVLRGKCTLKLSREWVGESVSRTVCVGGGSLPLRVRLLPPERSARHVPSAKPGALFGAKITHVAKREKRNIPFIISACVREVERRGIGEVGIYRVSGSASDLNRLKKSFETNAYEAEQLLKEVDVHSVTGVLKLYLRELPEALFTDALYPELLRAWGSTQGAGASTDSGPAHTRRHALLKCYAQLPDLNKNCIDFLLNHFVKVNQHEGENKMSLHNLATVFGPTLLRPSAAGGKLRADQLAAGTVDAMAQAGILYTLLQQRHLAQHLSAHRPHANPPPLLD; from the exons ATGAGCGTCTTCGGGGATTTTCAGCGTGTGTGGGTGCAACGTTTTCCAGAGAGCACTTTACCAGCCGCTTGGGAAGACGATGTCAGGGCCAATTTAGCTAAACATAAACAGAAAGTAGCTATCCTTAGGGAAGAGCTAGAGAAAGAAGAATTCTATGTCGAGTATTTGGAGACATTGCTGTCTGATGTCGAGAAACATAAAGCTTCCCAAGGAAGTAGGACGGCGCCGCCCTCAGGGATTGACACGAATGACGATAAAACATCTGATAGCAAACAA gatTCTAACACTGACTCACTCTCAAAGAAAAGTGAAACAAGTCTTAAGAGTGATGACTCAGCGGAGGCTCCTGACTGTGAAGAGGTACACTTGAGAAACAAACCTGTGAATTTTGCTGAAAGGAGTTCTGTGAACCAATGCATAAACGAACTGTCATCAAACCTTGCAGCAGAAGCTCGAAAACGGTGCAACAGTGAAATTGTAAAACGAACTGATAATGATATAAGTG TGATTGAAGTTAATGGTTTAAAAGCAGTTGAGAATGCTGCTAAGAAATTGGATGAATCACCACCATCCTCGGAAAGTAGTTCTACAGATCCCGCATCTGCTACTAAGAAGAAAGTGCCACCAAA gccACCCCCAAAAGTTTTCAACAAACGTGGAGCTTCACTACCAGAATCAGGCTTGGCCGAAGACAGTCCCCCATCGTCGCTGGGAAGAAGACTACGAAACGCCGAGTCCCGAGAATCCATTGCCAGCAGAGCGTCTACACCTTCAATTAGTGAAAGG GTAAAAAGCTACGAGTCAATCAACTCATTGTCTTCGGAACGCAAGCGGTCCGGCGGCGCGGCCACGCCCCTCTCCATCGACGAGGAGGCCACGTCCTGCACGCCCGACCCGCCCGACGCCTCCGACGACAAGTCGGCGCCGATATCGCTAGAGAGCATTCCCGCCGTCGTGCGCTCCGCCGAGGACGAACCCTACTACGACCAAGTCCCGGTGGACATCAACGATGGAGAATACGTTTATATACAAGCAG AAGGCAGGGACCGTTTCCGGGCGCTGTCGGACTGGGGCGTGGTGCCGGCGGGCGCGGGGTCGGAGGACAGCTCGAGCGCGGGCACGCTGCCGCCCGCCGCgtccgcgccgcccgcgcccgacTCGCCGCTCTGCGCCACCGCGCCCAACTACGTCAACATACACTACTTCATACA ACAAGCTGGCGAGGGTACCGAACCGAGCGAGACGAGCTCCGAGCTGGCAGACTCCAGCGACACCCCGCTCCTGCTGCGAACCATTTCATCGGACACGGAGGCCAGCGCTACGCCGCCGGTTTTAAGAAAACTTCAACATCAG GAGTCTAACATCAGCAGTAATGCAGAGGCCGAGCGTCTCACGATGCACCGTTGCATTGTCACAAGTATCATAGAAAGCGAGACTGTGTATGTGGAATGCCTCTATGTAATGGAGAAG TACATGAACGCTATAAAAGCCACACTATCGACGTCTCAACCTGTCATAACAGAGGAAAAATTCGGTAcgatattctataaaatatcggAGTTGCACGACTTGCACAAGAGTTTCCTTGAAGGCCTAAAAAATGCTGTCGCCAGTTGGGAAGAACCATTATCTGTAGGaatccattttaaaaaaatg gctgaaaatataaacgtatatGGGGCGTTCCTCCACAACTACGGGCGCGCGACGGACGCCGTGCGACGGCGATGCGCGACCTCGCAGCGCTTCGCCGACCTCACGCGGCAGATCACGTGTCGCGGACAGCCGATGTCGCTCGATGATCTCCTGCATAAGCCTGTAGCTCGTGTGCAGAAGAACGCACTAGTTTTACAC gatCTTATTAAGTACACACCGGCGAGTCACCCCGATCATGCGATGTTAACCGAGGCATTGAATATGACGCAGCATTTCTTAGACGaattcaatattatacaaaCTAAGTCCATGTTTCCG aACGCAGACAGAGCACAGCGGAGACTCGTAAAAAATTCTTTTATCGTCGAACTGTCAGATGGGCATCGAAAATTGAGACATCTATTTCTTTTCAACGACGTTATCGCCTGCGCTAAATACAAG GCTTCCGGAAGAGATAAATTCACTTTCGAGCTGAAGTGGTTCATTCCGCTGCCGGACATCGTGGTGGTGGAGGACgagggcgcgggcggcgcggccgAGCGCGAGGCGTCGCCCGCCAACATCGTGGCGCTCAAGTCGCAGGCCTGCACCGTGCGCGACATCATCCTGGCCGAGGAGCGCGCCACGCAGGACGACAAG AAAATACGTCTGGGAGGTCGCGGTGCGGCGGAAAAACAACGGAAAAAACTTTCGGAGCTCGAAGGACAGCTCGTTCTGGCGTCTCCGAACCTGGTGTTCCGAGTGGGCGCCCGGGCGCCGGGCTCCACGACGCTGCAGCGGCAACACATATTCTTCCTCAGCTCGGAATATGAACGCACGCAGTGGATTGATTCCATTCATGCCCTACAG gcATCGTCTGCACCTCCCGCCGGCACCAGTACTGTATCAATGTTAGAACTTCAAGGATGGGTGACGGCATGTCGCAGCTACCTGCAGACAGACATGGGCTCCTACCTCCTTCGGAGCGGTAGAGATGACTCTTTGCTGCTAGGGGACTTGCAACTACATATAGGAGGCATGACTGCACCTTTGGATACTTCAGCTG ACTATTACATCGTGGTGGAGGTGGATTCGTATGGGCACTACTTCCGCAAGGCGAAGTCTAAGCTGGTGTGTCGCAGTGCGCAGCCACGCTGGAACGAGAGCTTCACGCTCGACCTCGAGGGCTCGCAGAACTTACGGCTGCTGCTCTACGAGGATGCCGCTCGTCCGGTTCTCCGGGGGAAGTGTACGCTTAAG CTGTCCCGCGAGTGGGTGGGCGAGAGCGTGTCGCGCACGGTGTGCGTGGGCGGCGGCTCGCTGCCGCTGCGCGTGCGCTTGTTGCCGCCCGAGCGCTCCGCGCGACACGTGCCCAGCGCCAAGCCCGGCGCGCTCTTCGGCGCCAAAATCACGCACGTCGCCAA ACGTGAAAAACGGAACATCCCTTTCATTATAAGCGCGTGCGTGCGCGAGGTGGAGCGCCGCGGCATCGGCGAGGTGGGCATCTACCGCGTATCCGGCAGCGCCTCCGACCTCAACCGGCTCAAGAAGAGCTTCGAAACTA ATGCATACGAAGCTGAACAGTTATTAAAAGAGGTTGACGTACACTCTGTGACTGGAGTATTGAAGCTGTACTTACGTGAATTGCCGGAGGCATTGTTTACTGACGCTTTATATCCAGAATTGTTACGGGCTTGGGGATCAACAcag GGTGCTGGGGCCTCTACAGATTCAGGGCCGGCACACACGAGGCGCCACGCACTACTCAAATGTTATGCACAACTTCCAGACCTCAATAAGAATTGTATTGATTTTCTCCTTAATCATTTTGTCAA AGTTAATCAGCACGAAGGCGAGAACAAGATGTCTCTGCACAACCTGGCTACCGTATTCGGGCCGACGCTGTTGCGGCCGAGCGCGGCGGGCGGCAAGCTGCGCGCAGACCAGCTGGCGGCCGGCACCGTGGATGCCATGGCGCAGGCCGGCATCCTCTACACGCTGCTGCAACAACGACACCTCGCGCAGCACCTGTCCGCGCACCGCCCGCACGCCAACCCGCCGCCGTTACTCGATTGA
- the LOC125068544 gene encoding active breakpoint cluster region-related protein isoform X4: MSVFGDFQRVWVQRFPESTLPAAWEDDVRANLAKHKQKVAILREELEKEEFYVEYLETLLSDVEKHKASQGSRTAPPSGIDTNDDKTSDSKQDSNTDSLSKKSETSLKSDDSAEAPDCEEVHLRNKPVNFAERSSVNQCINELSSNLAAEARKRCNSEIVKRTDNDISVENAAKKLDESPPSSESSSTDPASATKKKVPPKPPPKVFNKRGASLPESGLAEDSPPSSLGRRLRNAESRESIASRASTPSISERVKSYESINSLSSERKRSGGAATPLSIDEEATSCTPDPPDASDDKSAPISLESIPAVVRSAEDEPYYDQVPVDINDGEYVYIQAEGRDRFRALSDWGVVPAGAGSEDSSSAGTLPPAASAPPAPDSPLCATAPNYVNIHYFIQQAGEGTEPSETSSELADSSDTPLLLRTISSDTEASATPPVLRKLQHQESNISSNAEAERLTMHRCIVTSIIESETVYVECLYVMEKYMNAIKATLSTSQPVITEEKFGTIFYKISELHDLHKSFLEGLKNAVASWEEPLSVGIHFKKMAENINVYGAFLHNYGRATDAVRRRCATSQRFADLTRQITCRGQPMSLDDLLHKPVARVQKNALVLHDLIKYTPASHPDHAMLTEALNMTQHFLDEFNIIQTKSMFPNADRAQRRLVKNSFIVELSDGHRKLRHLFLFNDVIACAKYKASGRDKFTFELKWFIPLPDIVVVEDEGAGGAAEREASPANIVALKSQACTVRDIILAEERATQDDKKIRLGGRGAAEKQRKKLSELEGQLVLASPNLVFRVGARAPGSTTLQRQHIFFLSSEYERTQWIDSIHALQASSAPPAGTSTVSMLELQGWVTACRSYLQTDMGSYLLRSGRDDSLLLGDLQLHIGGMTAPLDTSADYYIVVEVDSYGHYFRKAKSKLVCRSAQPRWNESFTLDLEGSQNLRLLLYEDAARPVLRGKCTLKLSREWVGESVSRTVCVGGGSLPLRVRLLPPERSARHVPSAKPGALFGAKITHVAKREKRNIPFIISACVREVERRGIGEVGIYRVSGSASDLNRLKKSFETNAYEAEQLLKEVDVHSVTGVLKLYLRELPEALFTDALYPELLRAWGSTQGAGASTDSGPAHTRRHALLKCYAQLPDLNKNCIDFLLNHFVKVNQHEGENKMSLHNLATVFGPTLLRPSAAGGKLRADQLAAGTVDAMAQAGILYTLLQQRHLAQHLSAHRPHANPPPLLD, encoded by the exons ATGAGCGTCTTCGGGGATTTTCAGCGTGTGTGGGTGCAACGTTTTCCAGAGAGCACTTTACCAGCCGCTTGGGAAGACGATGTCAGGGCCAATTTAGCTAAACATAAACAGAAAGTAGCTATCCTTAGGGAAGAGCTAGAGAAAGAAGAATTCTATGTCGAGTATTTGGAGACATTGCTGTCTGATGTCGAGAAACATAAAGCTTCCCAAGGAAGTAGGACGGCGCCGCCCTCAGGGATTGACACGAATGACGATAAAACATCTGATAGCAAACAA gatTCTAACACTGACTCACTCTCAAAGAAAAGTGAAACAAGTCTTAAGAGTGATGACTCAGCGGAGGCTCCTGACTGTGAAGAGGTACACTTGAGAAACAAACCTGTGAATTTTGCTGAAAGGAGTTCTGTGAACCAATGCATAAACGAACTGTCATCAAACCTTGCAGCAGAAGCTCGAAAACGGTGCAACAGTGAAATTGTAAAACGAACTGATAATGATATAAGTG TTGAGAATGCTGCTAAGAAATTGGATGAATCACCACCATCCTCGGAAAGTAGTTCTACAGATCCCGCATCTGCTACTAAGAAGAAAGTGCCACCAAA gccACCCCCAAAAGTTTTCAACAAACGTGGAGCTTCACTACCAGAATCAGGCTTGGCCGAAGACAGTCCCCCATCGTCGCTGGGAAGAAGACTACGAAACGCCGAGTCCCGAGAATCCATTGCCAGCAGAGCGTCTACACCTTCAATTAGTGAAAGG GTAAAAAGCTACGAGTCAATCAACTCATTGTCTTCGGAACGCAAGCGGTCCGGCGGCGCGGCCACGCCCCTCTCCATCGACGAGGAGGCCACGTCCTGCACGCCCGACCCGCCCGACGCCTCCGACGACAAGTCGGCGCCGATATCGCTAGAGAGCATTCCCGCCGTCGTGCGCTCCGCCGAGGACGAACCCTACTACGACCAAGTCCCGGTGGACATCAACGATGGAGAATACGTTTATATACAAGCAG AAGGCAGGGACCGTTTCCGGGCGCTGTCGGACTGGGGCGTGGTGCCGGCGGGCGCGGGGTCGGAGGACAGCTCGAGCGCGGGCACGCTGCCGCCCGCCGCgtccgcgccgcccgcgcccgacTCGCCGCTCTGCGCCACCGCGCCCAACTACGTCAACATACACTACTTCATACA ACAAGCTGGCGAGGGTACCGAACCGAGCGAGACGAGCTCCGAGCTGGCAGACTCCAGCGACACCCCGCTCCTGCTGCGAACCATTTCATCGGACACGGAGGCCAGCGCTACGCCGCCGGTTTTAAGAAAACTTCAACATCAG GAGTCTAACATCAGCAGTAATGCAGAGGCCGAGCGTCTCACGATGCACCGTTGCATTGTCACAAGTATCATAGAAAGCGAGACTGTGTATGTGGAATGCCTCTATGTAATGGAGAAG TACATGAACGCTATAAAAGCCACACTATCGACGTCTCAACCTGTCATAACAGAGGAAAAATTCGGTAcgatattctataaaatatcggAGTTGCACGACTTGCACAAGAGTTTCCTTGAAGGCCTAAAAAATGCTGTCGCCAGTTGGGAAGAACCATTATCTGTAGGaatccattttaaaaaaatg gctgaaaatataaacgtatatGGGGCGTTCCTCCACAACTACGGGCGCGCGACGGACGCCGTGCGACGGCGATGCGCGACCTCGCAGCGCTTCGCCGACCTCACGCGGCAGATCACGTGTCGCGGACAGCCGATGTCGCTCGATGATCTCCTGCATAAGCCTGTAGCTCGTGTGCAGAAGAACGCACTAGTTTTACAC gatCTTATTAAGTACACACCGGCGAGTCACCCCGATCATGCGATGTTAACCGAGGCATTGAATATGACGCAGCATTTCTTAGACGaattcaatattatacaaaCTAAGTCCATGTTTCCG aACGCAGACAGAGCACAGCGGAGACTCGTAAAAAATTCTTTTATCGTCGAACTGTCAGATGGGCATCGAAAATTGAGACATCTATTTCTTTTCAACGACGTTATCGCCTGCGCTAAATACAAG GCTTCCGGAAGAGATAAATTCACTTTCGAGCTGAAGTGGTTCATTCCGCTGCCGGACATCGTGGTGGTGGAGGACgagggcgcgggcggcgcggccgAGCGCGAGGCGTCGCCCGCCAACATCGTGGCGCTCAAGTCGCAGGCCTGCACCGTGCGCGACATCATCCTGGCCGAGGAGCGCGCCACGCAGGACGACAAG AAAATACGTCTGGGAGGTCGCGGTGCGGCGGAAAAACAACGGAAAAAACTTTCGGAGCTCGAAGGACAGCTCGTTCTGGCGTCTCCGAACCTGGTGTTCCGAGTGGGCGCCCGGGCGCCGGGCTCCACGACGCTGCAGCGGCAACACATATTCTTCCTCAGCTCGGAATATGAACGCACGCAGTGGATTGATTCCATTCATGCCCTACAG gcATCGTCTGCACCTCCCGCCGGCACCAGTACTGTATCAATGTTAGAACTTCAAGGATGGGTGACGGCATGTCGCAGCTACCTGCAGACAGACATGGGCTCCTACCTCCTTCGGAGCGGTAGAGATGACTCTTTGCTGCTAGGGGACTTGCAACTACATATAGGAGGCATGACTGCACCTTTGGATACTTCAGCTG ACTATTACATCGTGGTGGAGGTGGATTCGTATGGGCACTACTTCCGCAAGGCGAAGTCTAAGCTGGTGTGTCGCAGTGCGCAGCCACGCTGGAACGAGAGCTTCACGCTCGACCTCGAGGGCTCGCAGAACTTACGGCTGCTGCTCTACGAGGATGCCGCTCGTCCGGTTCTCCGGGGGAAGTGTACGCTTAAG CTGTCCCGCGAGTGGGTGGGCGAGAGCGTGTCGCGCACGGTGTGCGTGGGCGGCGGCTCGCTGCCGCTGCGCGTGCGCTTGTTGCCGCCCGAGCGCTCCGCGCGACACGTGCCCAGCGCCAAGCCCGGCGCGCTCTTCGGCGCCAAAATCACGCACGTCGCCAA ACGTGAAAAACGGAACATCCCTTTCATTATAAGCGCGTGCGTGCGCGAGGTGGAGCGCCGCGGCATCGGCGAGGTGGGCATCTACCGCGTATCCGGCAGCGCCTCCGACCTCAACCGGCTCAAGAAGAGCTTCGAAACTA ATGCATACGAAGCTGAACAGTTATTAAAAGAGGTTGACGTACACTCTGTGACTGGAGTATTGAAGCTGTACTTACGTGAATTGCCGGAGGCATTGTTTACTGACGCTTTATATCCAGAATTGTTACGGGCTTGGGGATCAACAcag GGTGCTGGGGCCTCTACAGATTCAGGGCCGGCACACACGAGGCGCCACGCACTACTCAAATGTTATGCACAACTTCCAGACCTCAATAAGAATTGTATTGATTTTCTCCTTAATCATTTTGTCAA AGTTAATCAGCACGAAGGCGAGAACAAGATGTCTCTGCACAACCTGGCTACCGTATTCGGGCCGACGCTGTTGCGGCCGAGCGCGGCGGGCGGCAAGCTGCGCGCAGACCAGCTGGCGGCCGGCACCGTGGATGCCATGGCGCAGGCCGGCATCCTCTACACGCTGCTGCAACAACGACACCTCGCGCAGCACCTGTCCGCGCACCGCCCGCACGCCAACCCGCCGCCGTTACTCGATTGA